In Roseofilum casamattae BLCC-M143, the following proteins share a genomic window:
- a CDS encoding methyltransferase, with protein MMTSATPVQLRKPRTDSSPLWDVVLGLLPQRTLLLAYDLKLFPFLAEQPHSIAEIGVAFQLDDRAVFAILSVLRSIGLVTEQAGQYSLTPLAEDYCLESSPTYLGGYLDWVIGRDSLVSFANFKESILSGGKTVDRGEEFFNAFAEQATLARSFSYAMHGHSMGSALAWPELIDLSQYKRFLDIGGGSGAHAISAVHQWPNLQATVLDLPAVCEVAQEFISRYGLDSQINTHSSDIWQEPFPVADVHFYADIYHDWSPEQGRFLTQKSFDRLPSGGRLIIHEMLYNDSKSGPLTVANYNLGMLLSMKGQQYSGRELSTLLSKVGFLDVEVIPTTGYWSIVTGCKP; from the coding sequence ATGATGACTTCAGCTACTCCCGTTCAACTTCGCAAACCCCGCACCGATAGTTCGCCATTATGGGATGTTGTTTTAGGACTATTGCCCCAACGAACATTACTCTTGGCTTACGACCTTAAATTGTTTCCTTTCCTGGCCGAACAACCCCATTCTATTGCAGAAATTGGGGTCGCCTTCCAACTCGACGATCGAGCTGTTTTTGCCATCTTGTCGGTGTTGCGATCGATTGGATTGGTGACAGAGCAAGCCGGTCAGTATTCCCTCACGCCTTTAGCTGAAGATTATTGCCTCGAAAGCAGTCCAACTTATCTTGGGGGATATTTGGATTGGGTAATCGGTAGAGATTCTTTGGTTTCGTTTGCCAATTTCAAAGAGTCAATTTTATCAGGTGGAAAAACTGTTGACCGAGGAGAAGAGTTTTTTAATGCCTTTGCCGAACAAGCAACATTAGCTCGCTCTTTTAGTTATGCCATGCACGGTCACAGTATGGGATCGGCCTTGGCTTGGCCGGAACTAATCGATCTCTCCCAATACAAACGGTTCTTAGATATTGGTGGAGGTTCTGGGGCACATGCTATTAGTGCCGTACATCAATGGCCGAATTTACAAGCCACCGTTTTGGATCTCCCTGCGGTTTGCGAAGTCGCCCAAGAGTTTATTTCTCGCTATGGTTTAGACAGCCAGATTAACACCCATAGCAGCGATATATGGCAAGAACCGTTTCCCGTTGCTGATGTTCATTTCTATGCTGATATTTATCACGATTGGTCGCCAGAACAAGGGCGGTTTTTGACCCAGAAAAGCTTCGATCGCTTACCTTCTGGAGGTCGGTTGATTATTCACGAGATGCTCTACAACGACTCTAAATCCGGGCCGCTAACGGTTGCCAATTATAACCTTGGCATGCTCTTGAGTATGAAAGGCCAGCAATATTCAGGTCGCGAGTTATCAACCCTTCTCTCTAAAGTTGGATTTTTGGATGTGGAAGTTATTCCGACGACCGGCTATTGGAGTATTGTGACGGGTTGTAAACCGTAA
- a CDS encoding thiamine pyrophosphate-dependent enzyme, translating to MDKEQFDRENFSVETQLLAARELYARNSQDSISVSEAVIKILKKLKVTCAFGVSGGAIAPFYNALVNSELKTFHFHHESGATFAACEASLASGKPVAVFVTTGPGITNALTGLFAGKWEGAKVIFLSASTSPKQWEGMGFQKTNAHTMPADLFAPRKHLFDYATTLESRKQFPGMIRHLAIGFKRSQGFLAHISLPTGKQRYDVDKNLLPLNRKQKLIGARVRLPVAPKETIQECAKLLFKARPTEPFVAPFAILVGFGARNAAEEIRQFAEATKAAVMCSPRGKGIFPENHPQFIGVTGFGGHHSVFEYLETFKPERVLVLGSSFSQFTWFENEELTGQSRFIQVDPNPEVLSVGNPWKEVLCVQSEIRPFVRKLHREYRKRYQDVSLFPSASLPNPAPLATVESSAPHWVHPKALMAAIQTTVIDKHDLLVMAEPGNSFAWTIHCLQFTQPYRYRVSVGFGSLGHFVTGVIGATLVLQKQAENKAPQKAVVVAGDGAMLMNGGDLSTAVKYKIPAIWIVLNDGRYNMCEQGMTMEGFKNIDVGIPDIDFLAVARALGADGIRVNSEADLEAALEQAVESEKPFVVDVVIDYKPIAPIASRVQSLKSQSPGACQ from the coding sequence ATGGACAAAGAACAATTCGATCGCGAGAATTTTAGTGTAGAGACACAACTTCTTGCAGCTAGAGAGCTGTACGCGAGGAATAGTCAAGATTCGATCTCTGTGTCGGAAGCGGTCATCAAGATACTAAAAAAATTAAAGGTAACTTGTGCCTTTGGTGTTTCCGGAGGAGCGATCGCCCCATTCTATAACGCACTGGTTAACAGCGAATTAAAAACCTTCCATTTTCATCACGAATCAGGAGCCACGTTTGCTGCTTGCGAAGCCTCTTTAGCCAGTGGCAAACCCGTAGCTGTATTCGTTACCACCGGCCCCGGAATTACAAATGCCTTGACCGGACTATTTGCCGGCAAATGGGAAGGGGCAAAAGTGATTTTTCTCTCGGCCTCTACCTCTCCCAAACAGTGGGAAGGCATGGGATTTCAGAAAACCAACGCTCATACGATGCCGGCCGATTTGTTTGCCCCTCGCAAGCACTTGTTCGACTATGCCACGACATTGGAGAGTCGCAAACAATTCCCTGGCATGATACGGCATTTGGCAATCGGATTTAAACGCTCTCAGGGTTTTCTGGCCCATATCAGTTTGCCCACAGGGAAGCAACGCTATGATGTGGACAAAAATCTCTTACCTCTAAATCGGAAGCAGAAATTGATTGGAGCCAGGGTGAGACTGCCCGTTGCGCCCAAGGAAACCATTCAAGAATGTGCCAAGCTGCTCTTTAAAGCCAGACCGACAGAACCTTTTGTTGCCCCCTTTGCGATTTTAGTGGGCTTCGGCGCGCGCAATGCTGCTGAGGAGATTCGCCAGTTCGCTGAAGCAACAAAGGCAGCAGTGATGTGTTCGCCACGAGGGAAAGGAATTTTCCCGGAAAATCACCCTCAGTTTATTGGCGTGACGGGGTTTGGCGGCCATCACTCGGTATTCGAGTACCTCGAAACTTTTAAACCAGAACGGGTACTGGTGTTGGGTTCCTCGTTTAGTCAGTTCACCTGGTTCGAGAATGAAGAACTAACCGGTCAATCTCGGTTTATCCAAGTAGACCCCAATCCGGAGGTTCTTAGTGTAGGCAATCCTTGGAAGGAAGTCTTGTGCGTGCAATCGGAAATTAGACCGTTTGTGCGAAAACTACACCGAGAATATCGGAAGCGTTATCAGGATGTTTCATTATTCCCATCAGCCTCTCTCCCCAATCCTGCCCCTCTGGCGACCGTTGAATCTTCTGCACCTCACTGGGTGCATCCCAAAGCGTTAATGGCAGCTATTCAAACTACAGTCATTGATAAGCACGATTTGTTGGTGATGGCAGAACCGGGCAATTCCTTTGCTTGGACGATTCATTGCTTGCAGTTTACCCAGCCCTATCGCTATCGGGTAAGCGTGGGTTTTGGTTCTCTCGGTCATTTCGTTACTGGAGTCATTGGCGCTACTCTCGTATTGCAAAAACAAGCAGAAAATAAAGCACCGCAAAAAGCTGTTGTTGTGGCTGGAGATGGGGCAATGCTGATGAATGGAGGCGACCTGAGTACGGCAGTCAAATATAAAATTCCAGCCATTTGGATTGTCCTCAATGACGGTCGTTACAATATGTGCGAACAGGGAATGACCATGGAAGGATTCAAAAATATTGATGTGGGCATTCCTGATATTGATTTTTTGGCCGTGGCTCGTGCCTTGGGGGCGGACGGCATTCGGGTGAACTCTGAAGCCGATCTTGAGGCGGCTTTAGAGCAAGCAGTTGAATCGGAGAAACCGTTTGTGGTTGATGTTGTTATCGACTACAAACCCATTGCGCCCATTGCTTCAAGGGTTCAAAGTCTCAAGTCTCAAAGCCCTGGAGCCTGCCAGTAG
- a CDS encoding 3-oxoacyl-ACP synthase III family protein produces MFQPVGIRSLAVSFPNEIRTNDYYQEHYPEVFAKAEEKSLAKTFSLEKSTPKSIEFDREMMPYLSDPFRGTIERRVLAPGETSLTLECKAAADALQAAKLSSNEVDLIVVSSLLPENYMHPGNAVYLAQELGIKAPAWNLESMCASALVAFEVACSLVQSQKYRNVLVVASTTYSRLVKPNHTLSWFLGDAAAAFVVGSLKENQGIVASQVVNTAGTCGAFSLDMMVDEQGNPYVNMKAKEGGGKQLRSTATDYIRTCCHGAAAKAGISLDQIDFFAVNTPLAWFASLFTKTLGIDPNRTLNLFPQYGNIGAVLPLANLYHAALSGKIHENSLILVYSIGSASTTGATIMRWGDVALGPAPAPSPTSVREVAVAV; encoded by the coding sequence ATGTTTCAACCTGTAGGGATTCGTTCTCTAGCTGTTAGCTTTCCCAACGAAATTAGAACCAATGATTATTATCAGGAGCATTATCCTGAGGTATTTGCTAAAGCAGAAGAAAAGAGTTTGGCAAAAACATTCTCGCTAGAAAAATCGACTCCTAAAAGCATCGAATTTGACCGAGAAATGATGCCCTATCTGTCCGATCCCTTTCGGGGTACTATTGAGCGTCGGGTATTGGCCCCCGGAGAAACGTCACTAACATTAGAGTGTAAAGCAGCCGCTGATGCCCTTCAGGCCGCCAAGCTGTCTTCAAACGAAGTTGACCTGATCGTTGTTTCATCACTCTTGCCTGAAAATTATATGCATCCTGGCAATGCGGTCTATCTTGCCCAAGAGTTAGGGATAAAAGCACCTGCCTGGAATCTGGAATCCATGTGTGCGAGTGCTTTAGTTGCCTTTGAGGTTGCCTGTTCTTTGGTACAGAGCCAAAAGTATCGCAATGTATTGGTTGTTGCATCAACAACTTACTCTCGCCTGGTGAAGCCCAATCACACACTCTCTTGGTTTCTCGGTGATGCTGCTGCAGCCTTTGTTGTTGGATCGCTAAAGGAAAACCAAGGAATTGTTGCCTCTCAAGTCGTTAATACAGCTGGAACCTGCGGTGCTTTTAGTCTTGATATGATGGTGGATGAGCAAGGCAACCCTTACGTTAATATGAAAGCTAAAGAAGGAGGTGGAAAGCAACTCCGGAGTACAGCAACCGACTATATCCGAACTTGCTGCCACGGTGCGGCTGCTAAGGCTGGAATCTCTCTCGACCAGATTGACTTTTTTGCAGTTAACACTCCCTTGGCTTGGTTTGCCAGCTTATTTACTAAAACATTGGGAATCGATCCAAACCGCACCCTCAATCTTTTTCCTCAATACGGCAACATTGGAGCCGTTCTTCCATTGGCGAATTTATATCATGCAGCCCTATCAGGAAAAATTCACGAAAACAGCCTAATTCTTGTTTATAGCATTGGATCGGCATCTACTACTGGAGCAACAATTATGCGTTGGGGAGATGTAGCACTCGGCCCCGCCCCTGCTCCTTCGCCAACTTCTGTTCGGGAGGTGGCGGTAGCTGTTTAA
- a CDS encoding filamentous hemagglutinin N-terminal domain-containing protein, with translation MAMERTWLALSTTLATAALMVAAPPNLAQVIPDGSLGTTVNGNPNFQITGGTTAGSNLFHSFQQFSVPLGGSAVFLNSPSIQNIFSRVTGGSQSLINGLIEAQGTANLFLINPAGITFGSGASLRLGGSFFATTADRIVFSDGVMLEASDPTEPPLLTINSPIGLDFSSNNPAPIRVEGQGHGFTIGSIRTTPVDRSEANPGLEVSSGNTLALIGAEVNLVGGVLKAPEGRIALGSVQSGQVSLTSVDGGWQFGYEGVERFGDISLSEQSAVDASGSGLGSIEMVGRQIRLVGGSAGLIQNTGSSAAGNLTVNASEALEVSGTDAEQMFPSLLFNETVNEGAGGQTNISTGNLLLLGGGVIHNKTYGSGNAGDLSVSTANLAEVTGFASDNPNIFSSLVNVTVGEGNSGNLTINAQGLTLLDGGVIANTALDVGSTGKLTINASQFITLDGFTPVTLRRSTLGNTSLREGDAGELIVNTSRLVIRDGATITTSTLAEGSAGSLTINATDSIEISGIGRTEEGELRAEILSDAPVLPEVFRQAIGLPDRPSGNAGSLTINTPRLTVSDGARVGVGNEGVGIAGNLQIEANRIEIANEGQLTTATASGGGGNIELQVADVLLLSNRGLISTEVGEAGSQSQTLSADSGNITIEGNLIQLNNKGEITVRNNGTGNAGDLTIQAARLELTDEGKLTATTALGQGGDIDLTVADVLLIQREGLISAAALVNEGEEISGNAGQITIRGNLVQLLNNGEITVRNEGTGNAGDLQLRAHRLELRDGGRLNAETASGEGGNLQLNLSDVLLLRNGGLISTEAGGAGNGGDITINAPFIFAVSGENSDIIANAFEGDGGNIDIIANGLIGIEFREDLTPLSDITASSQFGVSGVVRISNPNVNPADADVELEADVLDPDEEVVQGCNEFGQSRFVQTGRGGLPENPRDRRLGVSTWHDVRDPSAYLGTTVQAPAQVDPLSLIEANAARQLPDGSMELYYAGPPKPQQEFSRSNCS, from the coding sequence ATGGCTATGGAACGTACTTGGCTCGCTCTCTCAACGACTCTCGCCACTGCTGCTCTGATGGTTGCCGCTCCCCCAAACTTAGCTCAGGTTATCCCAGATGGCTCCCTCGGGACAACGGTCAATGGCAATCCCAATTTCCAGATTACCGGGGGAACCACGGCCGGAAGCAATCTGTTTCACAGTTTTCAGCAGTTCTCCGTTCCCTTAGGGGGGTCGGCAGTATTCCTGAATAGTCCCAGTATCCAAAATATCTTTAGTCGAGTTACTGGCGGGAGTCAATCTCTGATTAATGGGTTAATTGAAGCTCAAGGAACGGCCAATTTATTCTTGATTAACCCCGCAGGGATTACATTTGGTTCGGGAGCGAGCTTAAGGCTAGGAGGGTCGTTCTTTGCCACAACAGCCGATCGGATTGTCTTTAGCGATGGGGTAATGTTAGAAGCGAGCGACCCTACAGAGCCACCATTACTGACAATTAATTCTCCCATTGGCTTAGATTTCAGTAGCAATAATCCCGCTCCCATTCGCGTGGAGGGACAGGGTCATGGATTCACTATCGGGAGTATTCGCACTACTCCAGTAGACCGCAGTGAAGCCAATCCTGGGTTAGAGGTCAGTTCGGGGAATACCTTAGCCTTAATTGGAGCAGAGGTAAATTTAGTCGGGGGAGTTCTCAAAGCGCCAGAAGGACGTATTGCTTTGGGAAGCGTACAGTCAGGACAAGTAAGTTTAACCTCGGTTGATGGAGGATGGCAATTCGGTTATGAGGGAGTGGAACGTTTTGGAGATATTAGCTTATCAGAACAGTCTGCAGTCGATGCCAGTGGTTCGGGACTCGGTTCAATTGAGATGGTGGGACGGCAAATACGGCTCGTTGGAGGGTCAGCAGGGCTGATTCAAAATACGGGTTCGAGTGCTGCGGGTAACTTGACGGTGAATGCCAGTGAGGCGTTGGAAGTGAGCGGAACCGATGCAGAGCAAATGTTTCCGAGTCTCTTATTTAATGAAACGGTAAATGAGGGAGCAGGTGGGCAAACCAATATTTCTACAGGGAACCTATTGCTATTGGGTGGAGGAGTGATACACAACAAAACCTATGGCAGTGGGAATGCAGGAGATCTATCCGTCAGTACTGCTAATTTGGCAGAAGTGACTGGTTTTGCTAGTGACAATCCGAACATTTTTAGCAGCTTGGTGAATGTGACTGTTGGAGAAGGAAATTCAGGGAATTTGACAATTAATGCACAAGGTTTAACTCTTTTGGATGGTGGAGTTATTGCTAACACTGCTTTAGATGTTGGTTCAACTGGGAAGCTGACAATCAATGCGTCTCAATTTATCACATTAGATGGCTTTACTCCTGTCACTTTAAGGCGTAGTACTCTAGGCAATACATCACTTAGAGAAGGAGATGCGGGAGAACTAATAGTAAATACCTCTAGATTAGTCATCAGAGATGGAGCAACGATTACTACTTCAACGCTGGCTGAAGGCTCGGCAGGAAGCTTAACTATCAATGCTACTGATTCTATCGAAATTAGTGGGATTGGCAGAACAGAAGAAGGAGAACTCCGAGCTGAAATCCTATCAGATGCTCCAGTTTTACCAGAAGTATTTCGTCAAGCGATAGGACTTCCAGACCGGCCTTCCGGGAATGCAGGAAGTTTAACCATTAATACCCCTCGCTTAACGGTTTCTGATGGGGCGAGAGTGGGGGTAGGAAACGAAGGAGTAGGTATAGCAGGCAACCTCCAGATTGAAGCTAACCGTATTGAGATCGCCAACGAAGGACAGCTAACTACTGCGACCGCTTCTGGTGGAGGGGGTAACATTGAACTACAAGTGGCTGATGTACTACTCCTAAGCAATAGAGGGTTAATTTCCACAGAAGTCGGAGAAGCAGGAAGCCAAAGTCAAACTCTATCTGCCGACTCTGGTAATATCACCATCGAAGGTAATCTGATTCAACTGAACAACAAAGGCGAAATCACCGTTCGCAACAATGGAACCGGAAATGCGGGCGACTTGACCATTCAAGCAGCACGTCTAGAATTAACGGATGAAGGGAAACTTACAGCAACAACTGCCTTGGGACAAGGGGGAGATATTGACTTGACAGTTGCTGATGTGTTGCTTATCCAACGTGAAGGCCTAATTTCTGCCGCTGCTTTAGTCAATGAAGGGGAAGAGATCTCGGGAAATGCGGGGCAAATTACCATTCGAGGCAACCTAGTACAACTACTCAATAACGGAGAAATCACGGTTCGTAACGAAGGAACGGGAAATGCAGGAGACTTGCAACTGCGAGCGCACCGCCTAGAGTTACGGGACGGAGGACGTTTAAACGCAGAAACGGCTTCCGGTGAAGGGGGGAATCTTCAACTCAATCTTAGCGATGTTCTTCTGCTGCGAAATGGGGGATTAATTTCCACAGAAGCCGGAGGCGCGGGCAATGGGGGCGATATTACGATTAATGCTCCCTTTATCTTTGCTGTTTCCGGGGAAAACAGCGATATCATTGCCAATGCCTTTGAAGGAGATGGAGGTAATATTGATATCATCGCCAATGGATTAATTGGTATCGAGTTTCGGGAGGATTTAACGCCTTTGAGTGACATTACAGCCAGTTCCCAGTTTGGAGTCAGTGGTGTGGTGAGAATCTCTAATCCCAATGTCAACCCAGCCGATGCCGATGTGGAATTAGAAGCAGACGTACTCGACCCCGACGAAGAAGTTGTCCAAGGGTGTAATGAGTTCGGTCAGAGTCGCTTCGTCCAAACGGGACGGGGAGGACTGCCGGAAAATCCTCGGGACAGGCGTTTGGGGGTTTCTACTTGGCATGACGTGCGCGACCCCTCTGCTTACCTGGGAACAACAGTACAAGCTCCGGCTCAAGTAGATCCGCTTTCCCTCATCGAAGCGAATGCGGCACGGCAGCTTCCCGATGGTTCGATGGAACTCTATTATGCCGGGCCGCCAAAACCTCAGCAAGAGTTTTCTCGGTCCAATTGTTCGTGA
- the gshB gene encoding glutathione synthase, producing the protein MDFAFIIDPIDRLDPTHDSSIALMEAAQVLGHRVWITQAEHLEVRESKAWAALSPVSLSPVELVDGHWVAADSWFDVGEVQMRPLEEMQAVFMRTDPPVTTAYLYATFILDYVNPEKTLVVNAPAGLRHANEKMYAQQFTGAIPKTIVTANKASIREFVDEQEKAVLKPLGGMAGEGILILEKGDRNFSSLIELSTKNGQLQVMVQQFLPEAKNGDKRIIVLDGEPIGAVNRVSTGEEFRNNMAVGGRVEKVEITERERDIARQLAPKLQQDGLYFVGLDIIGNYLTEVNVTSPTGIREIDRLNDVRLGETTISWVCNRLTN; encoded by the coding sequence ATGGACTTTGCGTTTATTATCGACCCGATTGACCGCCTCGACCCGACTCATGATAGTAGTATCGCGTTAATGGAGGCGGCACAAGTTCTGGGTCATCGGGTTTGGATAACTCAAGCCGAGCACTTAGAAGTGAGAGAAAGTAAGGCTTGGGCTGCATTATCTCCAGTCAGTTTATCTCCGGTAGAGTTAGTTGACGGACATTGGGTTGCGGCTGACTCGTGGTTTGACGTTGGGGAAGTACAAATGCGTCCTTTGGAGGAAATGCAGGCTGTCTTCATGCGTACCGACCCTCCAGTGACGACAGCTTACCTTTACGCTACATTTATTTTGGATTATGTTAATCCCGAGAAAACTTTGGTGGTGAATGCGCCCGCTGGGTTGCGCCACGCCAATGAGAAAATGTACGCTCAGCAGTTTACTGGGGCAATTCCGAAAACTATTGTTACGGCAAATAAGGCATCGATTCGCGAATTTGTGGACGAGCAAGAGAAGGCGGTGCTGAAGCCATTGGGAGGCATGGCTGGGGAAGGTATTCTAATTTTGGAAAAGGGCGATCGCAATTTCAGTTCTCTAATCGAATTAAGCACGAAAAACGGCCAACTCCAAGTAATGGTTCAGCAATTTCTCCCGGAAGCAAAAAACGGAGATAAGCGGATTATCGTGCTCGATGGCGAACCTATCGGAGCCGTAAATCGCGTCTCCACGGGTGAAGAATTCCGCAATAATATGGCCGTTGGCGGTCGAGTTGAAAAAGTCGAAATTACAGAGCGAGAACGAGATATTGCGCGCCAGCTTGCCCCTAAATTACAACAAGACGGACTTTATTTTGTCGGTTTGGATATTATTGGCAACTATTTAACTGAAGTCAATGTTACCAGTCCTACGGGAATTCGCGAAATCGATCGCTTAAATGACGTTCGTTTGGGAGAAACGACAATTTCTTGGGTTTGTAATAGATTAACAAATTAG
- the grxC gene encoding glutaredoxin 3: MASVEIYTWSTCPFCLRAKALLDRKGVQYVEHCIDGDDIAREKMVERTGGPRSLPQIFAEDKYVGDCSGIYELDAQGRLDSILNL, translated from the coding sequence ATGGCCAGCGTTGAAATCTATACTTGGAGTACTTGCCCGTTTTGTCTCCGAGCTAAGGCTCTGTTAGACCGTAAGGGAGTGCAGTACGTGGAGCATTGCATTGATGGCGATGATATAGCCAGGGAGAAAATGGTGGAGAGGACGGGAGGCCCGCGATCGCTACCGCAGATTTTCGCAGAGGATAAGTATGTGGGAGACTGTAGCGGCATTTACGAACTCGATGCCCAAGGTAGGCTCGATTCCATCTTAAATTTGTAA
- the tpiA gene encoding triose-phosphate isomerase → MRKIVLAGNWKMHKTQAESLSFVQGFLPELKTTPAERTVVLCVPFTDLGVLAGKLDGKGVSLGAQNVHWEDQGAYTGEISGAMLNEIGVEYVVIGHSERREYFGETDETVNFRLRAAQKHGLIPILCVGETKQQRQSGETESHIFSQLEKDLVGVDQSQLVIAYEPIWAIGTGETCDSVEANRVIGLIRSKLSNQDVPIQYGGSVKPGNIDEIMAQPEIDGVLVGGASLDAEGFARIVNYQ, encoded by the coding sequence GTGCGCAAAATTGTTTTAGCAGGTAACTGGAAAATGCATAAAACCCAGGCCGAGAGTCTGAGTTTCGTGCAAGGGTTTCTCCCCGAACTGAAAACGACACCGGCAGAGAGAACCGTCGTTCTCTGCGTTCCGTTTACCGATCTAGGGGTTTTAGCCGGAAAATTAGATGGGAAAGGAGTGAGCCTCGGCGCTCAAAACGTTCATTGGGAAGACCAGGGAGCTTACACGGGCGAGATCTCCGGGGCGATGTTAAACGAGATTGGAGTCGAGTATGTGGTCATCGGCCACAGCGAGCGTCGCGAATACTTTGGCGAAACCGATGAAACCGTTAATTTCCGTCTTAGAGCCGCTCAGAAGCATGGCTTGATTCCAATTCTGTGCGTGGGAGAAACGAAACAACAGCGCCAAAGTGGAGAAACAGAATCTCATATTTTTTCGCAGTTAGAGAAAGATCTCGTTGGGGTAGACCAAAGTCAATTGGTCATTGCTTACGAACCCATTTGGGCTATTGGTACTGGCGAAACTTGCGATTCCGTTGAAGCAAACCGGGTGATTGGTTTAATCCGTTCTAAGCTTTCTAACCAGGACGTTCCCATTCAATATGGAGGTTCGGTGAAGCCGGGGAACATTGACGAGATCATGGCACAGCCAGAGATTGATGGAGTTCTTGTCGGCGGTGCAAGTCTTGATGCGGAAGGGTTTGCCCGTATTGTCAATTATCAGTAA
- a CDS encoding GNAT family N-acetyltransferase, whose amino-acid sequence MPDPYAIRAAQAEDLKGLSILLADSFHSCQGWSRWFCCWQKLVRWSIYEDLKQRWRFGSPYYQCWIAQKGKREGRVSIPGLRSKRLVGTVEVSLRSGWSCLTQYPYISNLAVNAEDRGQGIAQELLEHCEQTALTWGCSEIYLHVLENNHPARCLYYKVGYRLQQVELHWMALLLGKPKRLFLQKRL is encoded by the coding sequence ATGCCCGATCCTTATGCTATCCGCGCCGCTCAAGCTGAAGATCTCAAAGGCCTCAGTATTCTCTTGGCCGACAGTTTCCATTCCTGTCAGGGATGGAGTCGATGGTTTTGCTGTTGGCAGAAGTTAGTGCGCTGGAGTATTTATGAAGATTTAAAACAGCGATGGCGCTTTGGCTCTCCCTATTATCAATGTTGGATTGCCCAGAAAGGCAAGCGAGAAGGACGAGTCTCGATTCCAGGACTGCGCTCGAAGCGGTTAGTGGGGACGGTGGAAGTGTCTCTGCGCTCGGGGTGGAGCTGCTTGACTCAATACCCTTATATTTCTAATTTGGCCGTCAATGCCGAAGATCGCGGCCAGGGCATTGCCCAAGAACTTTTGGAGCATTGCGAACAAACGGCATTAACCTGGGGATGCAGTGAAATTTATCTTCATGTTTTGGAGAATAATCATCCAGCACGGTGTCTCTACTATAAAGTGGGTTATCGCCTACAACAGGTAGAGCTGCATTGGATGGCTCTGCTGCTGGGGAAACCTAAGCGACTGTTTTTGCAGAAACGTCTCTAA
- a CDS encoding HetZ-related protein 2, whose protein sequence is MSRIEQLEQEWRERLEQECPEYSREVHQSIMSWLLGKDPNRLLDLNLPEWNIAIAAMDYRYRILQQRYLGVAPEMAYKQLMKRLASLFLIRNKIRTWVALSRDRQRSVVDVLQEVIQELLQSDRYLQQQMALIQECTPQRWLQNTLILSTLEEYCLRPIRNQPLLLYRFLNYLRRTQRGGMTNIPTGNLVRLISEELTSDESDGPISLLDRQAIAEYQDTEVFLQQQQSRQAVAEEFEAYLRKTLGEEAARWFRLYLQGRSQEEIATIMNMPIKPIYRLREKVGYHAIRIFAVKYRPELVAHWLEISLSESSLGLTPSQWQTYLDSLTPDQQQLLDLLKSNIPPDKIAEILECKTSQVIAEWSKLYLAAQSLRNA, encoded by the coding sequence ATGAGCAGGATAGAACAACTGGAACAAGAGTGGCGAGAGCGCCTGGAGCAGGAATGTCCCGAGTATTCTCGGGAGGTTCATCAGAGTATTATGAGTTGGTTGTTGGGCAAAGATCCCAATCGGTTGCTGGATTTAAATCTCCCAGAATGGAATATTGCGATCGCAGCTATGGATTATCGATATCGCATTTTACAACAGCGATATTTGGGCGTGGCTCCCGAGATGGCCTACAAGCAACTGATGAAGCGATTGGCCAGTTTATTTCTAATTCGCAATAAAATTCGTACTTGGGTGGCTCTCAGTCGCGATCGCCAGCGCAGCGTGGTAGATGTTTTGCAAGAAGTGATTCAGGAATTGTTGCAGAGCGATCGCTACCTACAGCAGCAAATGGCCTTAATTCAAGAATGTACCCCACAACGTTGGCTGCAAAATACCCTGATTTTGTCCACATTGGAAGAATATTGTTTACGTCCCATTCGCAATCAACCTCTGTTGCTTTATCGTTTTCTGAATTATTTGCGCCGTACCCAACGGGGGGGAATGACTAATATTCCCACCGGTAATTTAGTGCGCTTAATTTCGGAAGAACTCACCTCTGACGAGTCCGACGGGCCGATTAGTTTACTCGATCGCCAGGCGATCGCCGAATACCAAGATACCGAAGTATTTCTGCAACAACAGCAATCTCGACAAGCCGTGGCCGAAGAGTTTGAAGCGTACTTGCGAAAAACCCTAGGAGAAGAAGCTGCCCGATGGTTCCGGCTCTATCTCCAAGGCCGCTCTCAAGAAGAGATTGCCACCATTATGAACATGCCGATTAAACCTATCTATCGGTTGCGAGAAAAAGTTGGGTATCATGCGATTCGCATTTTTGCCGTGAAATACCGTCCGGAACTCGTCGCCCATTGGTTGGAAATTTCTCTATCTGAATCCAGTTTGGGTCTAACTCCTAGCCAATGGCAAACCTATTTGGATAGTCTCACCCCCGATCAACAACAGTTGCTCGACTTGTTGAAAAGTAACATTCCTCCCGATAAAATTGCCGAAATTCTCGAATGTAAGACCAGCCAAGTTATTGCAGAATGGAGTAAGCTGTATTTAGCTGCCCAGTCTCTACGCAACGCTTGA